The genomic window GCACCCCTGCTGTGCGGTGGATTGCCACGTGAGCAGGAACGCACGCTGCTCCGAATATTCGAGGGCACCAGGTTCTGTGGTCACCCCGATCTTCGCTATGCGGTTCCGCCGTCGACTTCGCCCGTGTCGCGCGACTTCAAGCCGCGTGAATACTGGCGCGGACCCGTGTGGCCTGTCATCACTTGGCTGTTCTCGTGGGCGTTCTCGCGACGGGGGTGGGCCGAGCGATCGCTGAACCTCCGCGAGGAAGGTCTGCGCCAAGCCAGCGACGGGACGTTCGCGGAGTACTACGAACCGTTCACCGGAGAGCCTCTCGGAAGCATGCAGCAATCCTGGACAGCCGCAGCAGTTCTCGACTGGTTGGGTTAGGCGCCTCCGGCGCATGTGAACGAAAATACATAGCCCACTGTGTATTTCCGTTCACGTTCAGATGTCTGTGACGATTCACCATGTACGTATCCGCGACGGTTACCTACCGTCAGACGGTGGTCATGAAACGCGCGCTCGTCCCATTTCTTCTCGCTGGTGCACTTGTCACCGGCCTCCCGGCGGCGGCGTCGGCCAACCCGCAGGGGCCGGACGTGTCGTCGTGGCAGCACATCGACGGCACCAAGATCGACTGGCACAAGGTGCGTAGCTCCGGTCATGACTTTGCGATGGTGAAAGCCACCGAGGGGCTCGATTACATCAACCCGCACTTCGTCCAGGATTGCCTGGTGATGCGGGCGGCTGGGGTTGCACGGGGCGCGTATCACTATGCGGACGTGCGTCTTTCGCCCGAGGCGCAGGGGGCGTACTACGCCGCAGTCGTGCTCGGCATCAACGGTCCCGGCGATCTACCGCCGGTGTTGGATCTGGAGAATTCGCGTGGCTTGCCGCCGGAGCAGCTCATCGATTGGACGCACCGATACCTGAACACGGTGCAGGCGTTGACCGGTCGCCAACCGATCATCTACACCTACCCCAACTTCTGGCGTACCGCGATGGCCGACACCCACGAGTTCAACCACTACCCATTGTGGATCGCGGACTACAACGACACGCTCGGACCGTTGCCGGGCGGATGGAAGAACTGGTTGTTCTGGCAGTTCACCGACAACGGCCGCATCCCCGGCATCGAAGCACCCACCGATATCAACGAATACAGCGGGGCCGGCGGGGATATCAGGCGGCTCGCTCGCTGGTAGCCCTAGGTGACCAGTGTTGGGCCGGGTTGCCTAGTGGCATGATTAAGTGCCCTACAACGCACCTAATCATGCCACTGGCGCGGAGCGCCCGGCTCCTTACAGTTCCAGCGCGCGCTCGAGCGTCGGCCAGGATGTCCGCAGAGCGTCCTGCCAGTATCCCCAGGAGTGCGTTCCCGGGTAGTCGAGGTCGAACTGTGCAGGGATGCCGAGTTCGTTCAGTCGGTCTCGGAGTCGATGTGCGCATGTGTTCGACGCAGCTTCGATGGCGCCGCCGAGAACGATTTGCTCGGGTAGCGGCGGTGAGTTGACCGGCAGCACGGCGCCGGGCATCTCGTACTCACCTGGGAGGCCGGTGGCGTTGGAGACGAACAGTTCCAGCCCCCTCAGCTTCTCGGCGTTGACGTATGGATCGTGTTGGATCCACTGGGCGTCGGTGCTCCACATGTTGTCGACGTTTCCTTTGCCTCGCAACGCGACGAGAGCACGGACAACGCGTCGAGACACCGGATCGGAGGTCTGCGCGCACCCGCTGTACGACGCCACCCCGCGGTAGAGGCCTGGGGCCTGGATCGCCAGATCGAGCACCGATCCGGCAGACATGGACAGTCCGCCGATTGCGTTGACGCCGTTGGTGTTCAATTCTTTCTCGAGAACCGGTGGCAATTCTTCGGTGAGAAAGGTCTGCCATTTGTTTCGGCCGAGGTTGGGGTCGTCCTGGTTCCAATCGGTGTAGTAGCTCCATCCGCCGCCGACGGGAAGGACGACATTGACGTTCTTGTCCTCGAAGAACGCAGGCATGTCGGTCTTGTTCAGCCAGTTCGCGCCGTCCTCGCCGCCGCCTGCGCCGTTGAGCATGTACAGCGTCGGCCGCGCGATCGACGTATCGGCCGGCCGGAGTACCTGTAGCTGGATCACTCGGTCCATGGATGGCGAATGGACATACACGTCCCAGCGCCGATCACTCGTCTTGTCGATGTGGTCGACCGAGGCACCCGACGGTTGTGCGAGAGCGATGGCGTTCGGACCCAGGAGAACCATGGCAAGGGCGACGAGGACAACTCGTCGGAGCCACATCATGAGTGTGCACCGAGGTGTCGTGCGACGAGCGGTCCCACTGCGCGCAGGGACGCCGCCGACGTCATCTGCCAATGCGATTGCGGCACGCTGAAATTGGAGATGGTCCCCCGGACGTACGGGTGCCATGTCGGCAATCCCTGGACCTCCTCGTGAGCCGCGCCGACGAAGAGAACGTCGCCGTCGTAGACGCCGGGTACGTGGTCGACGGCAAGGTCGTGGTTGTGGCGAGCCGACGCGATGAGGCGCTCGACCTCCGCGGTTTCGATGATGCCGGACCCTGCGACGAGTGAGGGCAGCGAATCGAGCCTGATGCGTTGACCGTTGATTCCGGGCATCGTGATTCCGACGGCATCCAACAGATCGGCTGCGGGTAGATCGGTCTCCCACACATCCTCGGTCTGTACGGCATGGCTGTCCAGCAGCACGAGCGATCCGACCTGCTTTCCTTGCTCGCGCAACCGAACTGCCATGGCGTGCGCGATGGTTCCGCCCAGCGACCATCCCAGCAGGTGGAAGGGCCCGTCCGGGACCACGGCAGTGATCTCGTCGATGTACCGCTGCGCCAGCGCGTCCAAGGTGTCGGGTAGATCGGATCGTGCGGGAGTCTGGATACCGTAGATCGGTCGATCGGTGTACTTGTCGAGTCCGTTGTAGCACCAGGACAATCCGACGATCGGGTGGATGCAGAACAGCGGGGTACCCGCTCCTTCGCTCCTGATGGGGAACACGACGTCGAACGAGGACCGCGAGTCGGAACCGGAATCGAGCAGTGACGCCAACGATTCCGGGGTCGGCTCCGCGAGCAGCGCCTGGAGAGACAGGGTCGTGCCCGTCGTTGCCCGCAACTTGCTGAGCACGCGCATCGCCGTCAGCGACGATCCTCCGCGTTCGAAGAAGTCGTCCGTGACTGCGATGTCGTCCACTGCAAGTACCTCCGAGAATGTGTCGATGACGAGCCGTTCGCTCGTCGTGGATGGGGATCGAGACGCTCGCGTGCGTCCGAAGTCAGGTGGCGGGAGCGCGCCGATGTCGAGCTTGCCGGTGGAGGTGCGAGGCACCGAATCCAAGGACGTGACGGCAGCGGGAATCATGTAGCCGGGCAGGCGCTTA from Rhodococcus sp. P1Y includes these protein-coding regions:
- a CDS encoding glycoside hydrolase family 25 protein, with translation MKRALVPFLLAGALVTGLPAAASANPQGPDVSSWQHIDGTKIDWHKVRSSGHDFAMVKATEGLDYINPHFVQDCLVMRAAGVARGAYHYADVRLSPEAQGAYYAAVVLGINGPGDLPPVLDLENSRGLPPEQLIDWTHRYLNTVQALTGRQPIIYTYPNFWRTAMADTHEFNHYPLWIADYNDTLGPLPGGWKNWLFWQFTDNGRIPGIEAPTDINEYSGAGGDIRRLARW
- a CDS encoding alpha/beta hydrolase, whose product is MWLRRVVLVALAMVLLGPNAIALAQPSGASVDHIDKTSDRRWDVYVHSPSMDRVIQLQVLRPADTSIARPTLYMLNGAGGGEDGANWLNKTDMPAFFEDKNVNVVLPVGGGWSYYTDWNQDDPNLGRNKWQTFLTEELPPVLEKELNTNGVNAIGGLSMSAGSVLDLAIQAPGLYRGVASYSGCAQTSDPVSRRVVRALVALRGKGNVDNMWSTDAQWIQHDPYVNAEKLRGLELFVSNATGLPGEYEMPGAVLPVNSPPLPEQIVLGGAIEAASNTCAHRLRDRLNELGIPAQFDLDYPGTHSWGYWQDALRTSWPTLERALEL